A region from the Lolium perenne isolate Kyuss_39 chromosome 4, Kyuss_2.0, whole genome shotgun sequence genome encodes:
- the LOC127295790 gene encoding importin subunit beta-1, producing MDITEVLLATQSHDGQKRNVAEGNIKQFEEQSFPQFLHELSAELSDESKPPVSRRLAGILLKNSLDANDSTRKEKCVQRWISVDPAIKSHVKGSLLMTLGSPVPDAHRSSSQVIAKVASIEIPRQEWPELIVSLLGNMTKPDATPSLKQATLDAIGYVCEEISPKDLEQDQVNAVLTAVVQGMNHVENSSEVRLAAVKALYNALDFAETNFENESERNYIMKVICETAICKEAHVRKAAFECFVSIASTYYDLLEPYMQTLFELTANAARTDEEPVALQAIEFWSTICDEEVALQEDAEESGDVSSTCHFHFIEKAIPLLVPMLLETLLKQEEDQDEDDEIWNLSMAGGTCLGLVATAVKDAIVPLVMPFIEGNITKPDWRSREAATFAFGSILEGPSVVKLAPLVHNGFDFLLNATTDQNNHVRETTAWALSRTFEFLHSPDKCVSVVTDANLPRVVEILLASIKDSPNVAEKVCGALFFLAQGYNNAGSMSSVLSPYFGQLVSALLATADRSDSNNSRLCASAYETLNEIVRCSSIAETLNMIVLLLQEILKRLNQTFEFQITSSEDKEKQSDLQALLCGVVQVILQKFNNCDDKSVILQFADQIMVLFLRVFSCDSSNVHEEAMLAIGALAYATGTDFLKYMPEFHKYLEMGLQNFGAYQVCSVSVGVVVDICRALDDKVLPYCDGIMGALLKDLSSPELHRSVKPPIFSCIGDIALTIGEHFEKYVPYTMPMLQGAAELCSRMDRQDDDSSEYQNELRQSIFEAYSGILQGVKISKSELMVPYGASIFHFAELVLRDKSSRDEDLTKAGVALIGDLIDALGPSVKLMLQYSDFHSELLGWCSQSDDKQLRETASWVQGVISHVMAS from the exons ATGGATATCACTGAGGTCCTGCTAGCTACGCAGTCCCATGACGGTCAGAAACGGAACGTTGCAGAAGGGAATATCAAGCAGTTTGAAGAGCAGAGTTTTCCACAGTTTCTGCACGAACTATCTGCTGAGCTATCTGATGAGAGCAAACCTCCTGTTTCTCGACGGCTTGCTGGTATTCTCCTGAAGaattctttggatgcaaatgattCAACGCGGAAAGAAAAATGTGTGCAGCGGTGGATAAGTGTGGACCCTGCAATCAAGTCGCATGTTAAAGGTTCCTTGCTGATGACCCTTGGATCACCAGTACCTGACGCTCATCGGAGCTCTTCTCAAGTCATTGCAAAGGTTGCTTCTATTGAAATCCCTCGTCAAGAATGGCCAGAGCTCATAGTCAGCTTGCTAGGTAACATGACAAAGCCAGATGCAACCCCTTCTCTGAAGCAGGCTACACTGGACGCCATTGGATATGTCTGTGAGGAGATATCCCCTAAGGATCTGGAGCAGGATCAAGTGAATGCTGTTCTTACTGCTGTGGTCCAGGGCATGAATCACGTGGAGAATAGTTCAGAGGTCCGGCTTGCTGCTGTGAAAGCATTGTACAATGCTCTCGATTTTGCTGAGACAAATTTTGAGAATGAGTCAGAGAGGAACTACATAATGAAGGTCATTTGTGAGACTGCCATTTGTAAAGAGGCTCATGTTAGAAAGGCTGCATTTGAGTGCTTTGTCTCCATAGCATCAACATATTATGATCTTCTAGAGCCCTACATGCAGACTTTATTTGAATTGACAGCAAATGCTGCCAGGACAGATGAAGAACCTGTTGCACTTCAAGCTATTGAGTTCTGGAGCACCATCTGTGATGAAGAAGTTGCTCTTCAGGAAGACGCTGAAGAATCTGGTGATGTCAGTTCTACATGTCATTTCCATTTTATTGAGAAGGCCATTCCTTTGCTTGTTCCTATGCTTCTGGAAACACTTCTGAAGCAAGaggaggatcaagatgaagatgatGAAATTTGGAATTTATCGATGGCTGGGGGCACAtgccttggacttgttgcaacggCTGTGAAGGATGCCATTGTTCCTCTTGTAATGCCATTTATAGAGGGCAATATAACAAAGCCTGACTGGCGCAGCAGGGAGGCTGCTACATTTGCATTTGGTTCCATTCTTGAAGGCCCTTCAGTCGTAAAGCTTGCACCACTGGTTCATAATGGCTTCGATTTCTTGCTGAATGCAACCACGGATCAAAATAACCATGTCAGGGAGACTACTGCATGGGCACTTTCGAGGACATTTGAGTTTCTACATTCACCAGACAAATGTGTTTCTGTAGTAACAGATGCAAACCTTCCCCGTGTTGTGGAAATTCTGCTAGCAAGTATCAAGGACTCTCCTAATGTTGCTGAGAAGGTCTGTGGAGCCCTATTTTTTCTTGCCCAGGGCTACAACAATGCAGGGTCTatgtcatcagtgctatctccgtATTTTGGTCAATTAGTATCGGCTCTCCTTGCCACTGCTGATCGTTCTGATTCCAACAACTCCAGGCTTTGTGCATCTGCGTATGAAACACTGAATGAGATTGTGAGATGCAGCAGTATTGCAGAAACTCTGAACATGATTGTGCTGCTATTGCAAGAGATCTTGAAGAGATTAAATCAGACCTTTGAGTTTCAGATCACATCCTCTGAAGACAAGGAAAAGCAAAGTGACCTTCAAGCCTTGCTTTGTGGTGTTGTTCAAGTAATCCTTCAGAAGTTCAACAACTGTGATGATAAATCTGTAATCCTTCAGTTTGCTGACCAAATAATGGTGTTATTTCTCCGAGTTTTCTCATGCGATAGTTCTAATGTGCATGAAGAAGCAATGCTTGCTATTGGTGCTCTTGCCTATGCTACTGGTACAGACTTTCTGAAATACATGCCAGAGTTTCACAAGTACCTGGAAATGGGCTTACAAAATTTCGGTGCTTATCAAGTTTGTAGTGTTTCTGTGGGCGTGGTTGTTGATATCTGCCGTGCACTGGATGACAAGGTACTCCCTTACTGTGATGGTATCATGGGTGCCCTTCTCAAGGACCTTTCAAGCCCAGAGCTTCACCGTTCTGTCAAACCGCCAATTTTTTCATGCATAGGAGATATTGCTCTTACGATTGGTGAACATTTTGAGAAATATGTTCCGTACACTATGCCTATGTTGCAAGGAGCTGCAGAGCTCTGTTCTCGCATGGACCGTCAGGATGATGACAGTTCAGAGTATCAAAATGAACTGAGGCAAAGCATTTTCGAGGCCTATTCAGGTATACTTCAGGGAGTCAAAATTTCAAAATCAGAGCTAATGGTGCCTTATGGTGCCAGTATTTTCCATTTTGCTGAATTGGTCTTACGAGATAAATCATCAAG GGATGAGGATTTGACCAAAGCTGGAGTCGCCCTGATCGGGGACCTCATCGATGCGCTAGGACCTTCTGTTAAGCTGATGCTCCAATATTCCGACTTCCACTCTGAGCTCCTGGGCTGGTGTTCCCAGTCTGATGACAAGCAGCTCAGGGAGACTGCGTCCTGGGTCCAAGGTGTGATCTCCCACGTGATGGCATCATGA